From Aegilops tauschii subsp. strangulata cultivar AL8/78 chromosome 5, Aet v6.0, whole genome shotgun sequence:
CAGGCCGTCGCGCGCGTCCGGGAGGAAGATGCACATGGACATGCCGTGGTTCCGACTACGAGGGTACCGTGAACTTCTCTTGTagtgcagctggagcaccttgaaCCCGTCGTGCTCGGCGATGAAGTGGCGGTCGTAGTTGGACATGAAGGGGACGTCGACGGCGGTGCCGTCGAGCCGGTAGAAGGGCCTGTTCTTGGTCGAGCTCTCGTAGAACGGCACGTCCCACTTGCCCCTGAAGTAGATGGCGTTGGCCAGCACGAGGTCGGTGCCCCGGTGCACGGCTCCCGGAGGGACGGCGGACTGGATGAGGTTCCTCGTGGCCGCCGCGGCCCACGCGTCGATCTGCTGCACCGCCTGCTCTGGGTATTTGCGGAAGTCGACGGAGCTGGCCTCGGCCTTGTACTTGCCGACCACGGCGTCGCGGAAGGCCGGCTTCAGCGGCCGCGTCAGGTCGCTCCACACGCCGGACGCGAACGCCACGCTCGGCCCGCCGCCGTCAGGCTCCGACGACCTGTCCCTGAGGGGTCCGTCCAGGAGGCGCGCCACGGAGTCCTCTAGCTCGCTGCGGGACCGTGCGCCCAGGACTCGGAGGATCTCTTCCAGGGTGTCCCCGCGGGCGCCGGTGGCCAGGAGCGCGAGGACGGCGTGGATGGAGAGCGGCGAGAAGACCAGGTTGCGGTCGCTGTTGGCGTCCGCGAGGCGCTTGGTGAGGCGGGCGGTGAGATCGGCCATGCCGGTGGACTGCGGCGGCTCCATGCCAAACCTATAATAATTAATAAGGTATCGAATCAGAGATCAATCGCGCGCGATGCGACCCACTCACGAGCAGCCACGTGGCGCGATGGACCCGAGACGACTAGTCCTCCTCCATTTTCTCCTCTTCCTCTCGCgcatctctctctttctctctccccGCTGCCATGGTGAACGCATCGCCCTGCGCCGCAGGCCTCCCAGGCGCGCCGCCGTTCAGCAGATCTGGCCGCCCTCGACCAGATCCGCGTGCATCGGAGCTCTCCCTACCTCGCCGGACCCGGCCACGCCGGAGCTGCAACCAGCCATGGCAGGACTGCACCCCGCGGCGCAAATTTGCTGGAACCTCGACGTCAGGGCGAGACGACTGGTGACCATTTTTTTTGCTACAACTGTGTTTTGGTTTTGCTACTACCATAGAgattttttgctggaaccgatGATTTTTTTTTGCTTCAATCAAAGATGCGCGATAGCTGGGGAGGCTGGCGAGTGCTGCAACCGTTGACAGGAAAGCTTCAACCCAAGATTAAAAATGCTTCAACCATATATACAGAAAGCTGTAAGCGATCAGTGCTATCGAGGAAAGCTACAACCGTCTATATAAAATGCTACAACCTTTGATGAAAAAAGCTTCAAGCGAACGATAGAGAAAAGCTTTCACCCAGACGCTGCTAAAAAAAAAGTTTCAATCGTTTACAGAAAGCTTCCACCGTAGAgggaaaaagcttcaaccattGAGATGAAAGCTATAACCGTGTCAATTTTTTGCTACTACCGTCTGTgtttttgctacatccattcaTGCGGCCATGGTGCTTTTTTTTACGACTGAGGTGTGATCGGCGACGACGAGGACGGCAATTTTGTTGCAACATCCTTCGTTTTTTGCTACCATTGGCGCTATGTTTTGCTACCATCGGCGCTGTGTTTTGCTACATCCGATTAACATTTTTTGCTACAATGGCGACGCCGATGGATTTTTTTCTGCAACCGTTGTCTTCATTTGCTATGACTGACACGGGAAAATGCTACCACGGGGCATCTctgttttttgctggaaccaatcATCGGTGAGGTGGAGCTGCATCCATGGCACTCCGATGAGCAGCGGGGGCAGCGAGCGGTCGGGGCGAGCTGAGTCCCGGAGCGCGAGGACAGAGGGCGAGCGCGCGGCGGCAGAGGCCGAGCGCGCGGAGGCAGAGGGCGAGCGCGCGGCGGCAGAGGACGGGGGCGGCGCTCtccttctttctccttttctCCGCGTGGGAGGTTGACGATGGGTGCGGGGGTGGACAGGGAGAGATCTAACGGCCGCGCGCGCATAGATCGGACGGATCTGGGCTGACCGGTCCAAAGATTCGGCCGGTGCGCCGGCCCCTAGCGCTGCCCAAATATAAATACGGAATCAACAAGTGCCGAACGTGCGGGTTTTTGTCTTTTGGCGCCGAACGCACTCATTGCCGTTGTTTTTGCGTTCACGAATCTCAGTGCAGGGTACTGTCCACGTCAGCATGTGGAAGTGTTCGGGATATTACGATTTGGTCACGAACGACAGCCTTATCCTCCTTCCCTTTCGATCTCCCCTGACCCACACACCACTCTTCTGCCATCCCCATTCCCTCagcatctctctctctcgtcgGCGACTCCCCCGGCGAACTGCGGCGGCAGCGCGAGGAACCCGAGAAGACCTCCGGCGTGGGGTGGGTGCGTGGCATGGTGGGCTCCGGGGGACGCGCGATGCATGGGGGTCGATGTGCGGCGGCCGGGGAGGAGGGCAGCGGCTGCCGATGGGCGCAGCGCCGCCGTGCGACACCACCGCACCACCCTCCCGGCGTGGTGCGTCGCCCTCACCCCACCCCCCACCCATCTGAGATGCAGCCCGCTCAACCCCAGCGACGCGGCCGCACCCCACCCGTGCGATGGCGACAACCTCGGCGGCGAGGCGGAGTGGGTGGCGGGAGAGGCGGAGTGGCCTTTGCCGGCAGCCATGAGCAGCGACGACAACCACCTCTAGGCTTCTGCTGCTCTCCCCGACGCGGGGCTACGTCGACGACGTCCGCGGCGACAACGACCATGTCCACGCATCTGCCGCTCCCCTGACGTGGTGTTGCGCTCCGACGACGGCCGCGGGGACGATGACCATCCCAGCCTTCTGCGCTCTCCGACGTGGTCACGAACGCGAGCTGCCCCACTCCCGCCGGGGAGCTTGGACATCAGCACCGGTGTGCTAGTCAGAGCTCTGCTCGGTAATTCCCATTCTTCCATTTCTACGTTTCGTTTTGCTCTAGCGATGCATACATCAGAAGTGAATCGGCTGGGCAGAGGTGAACTAGGTCATTTTCTTTTGAATGTGTCAACTGAACCAGTAGAACAACCTTTTTCTGTGTATTTTGATTACCACTTTATTGTCTGAAAATCATTTGTTTTGTGTGATCTGAACAAAACAGAGATGCATACTAGTCTTCCAAGACGGAATGGCAATTTTTGTCCCTAGATTTTGTTGTAGTGGTGATAGGCTATGAGATTTGCAGCTGAGATTTGAGAAGAAAATAAATGATCAGGCTATGTGCGTTGAATTTCTGTAATGGGGAAAGGGACATTTAGAGTTTGTGGTCATCTTCGTTGAATAGCATCAGAGATAATTAAACTGAAAAGGGATATACAATTTTTCTTAAATTTGTCGTCTCCCTGTATAATTTTTCTTAAATTTTCCTGGAAGATGGCAAATATAGTTATCGAAACATGGCAAATTTAGTTCTCGGATCATGGAAAATTCATTGTTTTCTTGCCATGGCAACTTTTGATTTTGGATCACGGCGTAATTTTACTGTTTTCTACCATGGCATTttttggtagaccatggcaactAATCTTATACTTTTTGACCATGTAAACATCAAAAAAATTAGTTAATtaatcatggcaaatttagtttacacatcatagcaAATTTGCTTCCTGGAAGATGGAAAATATAGTTATCAAATCAAGGCAATTTTAGTCCTTGGATCATGCAAATTCATTGCTTTCTTGCCACGGCAACTTTTGATTTTTAAAATTGTCGTTGTAATTCTTTATATGGTCAAAACAACACAAAATGTCAAatattgccatggcaagttttacTAATTATTTCACCTTTATTA
This genomic window contains:
- the LOC109772839 gene encoding putative serpin-Z8 translates to MADLTARLTKRLADANSDRNLVFSPLSIHAVLALLATGARGDTLEEILRVLGARSRSELEDSVARLLDGPLRDRSSEPDGGGPSVAFASGVWSDLTRPLKPAFRDAVVGKYKAEASSVDFRKYPEQAVQQIDAWAAAATRNLIQSAVPPGAVHRGTDLVLANAIYFRGKWDVPFYESSTKNRPFYRLDGTAVDVPFMSNYDRHFIAEHDGFKVLQLHYKRSSRYPRSRNHGMSMCIFLPDARDGLGSLLDKITSSSAAGFLREHLPTSTVSVGEFGVPKFELSFQSSLVGVLNDLGLRLPFTQDADLSEMLQEQDGLPEGRHPVEEASHAVLFAGHVVDPGNGAAAAIPTPAPFQERATTKREPEDEVVNEYTGYAPVYYVPKPVSPVCDPAGPSPWGCNLCAGTGPPVFRGLRFRTHG